The Hypomesus transpacificus isolate Combined female chromosome 2, fHypTra1, whole genome shotgun sequence genome window below encodes:
- the ptk2ab gene encoding focal adhesion kinase 1 isoform X13, whose amino-acid sequence MLSEDRRSRRKVSERDCDLTCDCWPFLHTEYDRQLAPAKGGMASAYMEPGLNHALGCGFKSRGGPGMERPAASMDRVLKIFHYFESNSEPCTWASNIRHGDATDVRGVIQKIADIHKVKCVSCLGLRLSHLLSGEVHWLHPDLGVSHIRERFEQQHPLEEWR is encoded by the exons ATGTTgtcagaggacaggaggagcaggaggaaggtcTCTGAGCGGGACTGTGACCTGACATGTGACTGCTGGCCCTTCCTCCACACAG AATATGACAGACAGCTAGCACCAGCCAAGGGCGGCATGGCATCTGCGTACATGGAGCCTGGGCTGAACCACGCGCTGGGCTGCGGGTTCAAGTCCCGGGGTGGGCCCGGCATGGAGCGCCCGGCGGCCAGCATGGACCGCGTCCTCAAGATCTTCCACTACTTTGAGAGCAACAGCGAGCCCTGCACCTGGGCCAGCAACATACGCCACGGAGACGCCACCGACGTCAGG GGTGTCATCCAGAAGATCGCAGACATCCACAAGGTGAAGTGCGTGTCGTGTCTCGGACTCCGCCTCAGCCACCTGCTGTCTGGCGAGGTCCACTGGCTCCACCCAGACCTGGGCGTGTCCCACATCAGGGAGCGCTTTGAGCAGCAGCACCCcctggaggagtggaggtga